The window ggaaattggtgcatgtcaatttttttgtcaaaattccaaatttatttCCTTCATATAAACTTAGTGTTAGGTTTACACACGAAGAATTTACATGCAATAAGAATATTCTAAACCAATCCCGACAGGTTATATGGAACAATTAAGCACATGACGGTTAGTGTTTAAAATAGCAGTATAGGTGGAATATCGATATGAAAATTTATGGAAATATCAATATGGATATCGGCTGCCTTTGATGAAAATTTGGAATGGGATGGGTATATCAACTCattcaaattttgtcaaaattaggaaaaaaattctcaaaaaattcaaaagttcgACATCTGCTATGGTTTATGACAAAATTATGTAGTGAGAATTAAATATTATCGAATATTCATTAATTGGCCTTCCCctttttttcatatcaatatttgatttttcaaatatttcgaTGAAAATATCGACAACATAAATATTTTAACGCTAATAACGATACATAAAATATTTGGAATACTGATTTAGCGTGTTGCTCGCATATAAATTTCTCTTCGTCAACAAAAGAATGGACGTTTCGATATTTTGCAACCATAGATATTCTTTTGAAAATCTATGTAATATGCCCTAGCTAGGAACAAAAAATGTATAGGTTTATAGTGCTTTACTTTTAGGATAATGATATgggatgtgttatccacacacatctttttacttctcaattCTCACACACACTTTGTTAActtttgtcatttgattttctttaattcatccgatTCGACGGCTGAAAATTAGAAGgtatgtaagaagtaaaaagaagTGTGCGGATATCACACTCGTAATGATATAAAAAGGATGGTTGATAAAGTGCTATCTCGTCTAATTTgtctctaatatatatatatatatatatatatatttttttttttttttaaataacgaATCCGAGTGTTGATGAAGTGCTATCTCGCCAAAAATTACCTTATCTTTCTGATTAAATTGTAAGAACATTGAAGCTAGTTAAAAGATTTGTGAGCAAATCAATATCAAGTTACCGAATCCGAATGTGTATATTCTGAATTAAAAGGTGTGGTTGTGAAATATTGGTACAAGTCAAAAAGGTAAAAAGTGAATGGCAATGTGCTTTATTCTATCATCTTATTGAGAATATTTAGGGCAAGTccaattggacaattgaatccCCTAGAACCCCAACAACCATCCCCATCCCAGCCCAATCAGTTGGCCCAAGACCGCCTCACCAGGAGATTCTGGCCCGACCCAGCACCAGAGTGGTCTGACGTCAGCATGACCTCAACCACGTAAGAAAAAGTTGGAAACAGATTTGCCTTTGTGAAACCGCCGCCCTGTGAAATGCAACCTGCATTGCCTTTTTGACTTCATCGACGGAACCAGCCACGACACCTTTTAGGACTTTGGCGCCTTATGGATGGGGTTATACACgcttctttttatctttttcactcttttcaattttgacatttgggttaatgaattgaaaaagatcaaatgatagaaattaacaagagatgtgtgagagataaaatcggtatgtggataacaccaCACATATTTATTTGTTTCCAAACTTTCTGGCTATggaaacataaaaaattaaaaaataaaaaaaaaaaccatttcataactCTAAACGCAACTATACGACTTTaccaaaaatttgattaaaagcTTCCAATTAAACTGGTTTTGATTAAAGATTAAAGTTTTAAGGAAGATTCTTGCTAGAAGGTTAAATTGACTGCCAAGAACAGAATCAAACAGATACAATGGTGGTGCTTTGCTTACTGAAAAGTTGGTTATGTGCCCAATACTGTGGGTGGAACAAAACTTACGTGCCCGGAAATTTATACTTCTTGTGTCTACGACACTCAACATTTGAAAGATTGTAAACTCGAGAGTGAGTTTAAGGTGGATTAAGAGGGTCTCGGGAGCATAAAATTTGTGAACTTTTTTACGAGTTGAGGTGGATTACAACACATGAGAGCTCCTTTTAAGGTCCGTCTCTCCTACTAATCCCATGAAGTGATCTAATGAGTGATGTAGACAAGAGAATTTACATAGGTAAATCTTTTGTGTTTGTGGTGCCATTGTACTTAACAacattgatttctaattaattcACACATTATTAATGTAATGATCATAATGTACTTATGAGTTCACtaacaaaataatttcataaagGTTGTATGATTATGACAGCTCTCACGCTACGTGAAATTAGGTGGGGATAAAATATAGAGACAACTCATGCTATTGGTTGGGGTACCCCAGGTCCCCAACACAATTTTTTCTCCACTTCGAATTTCAAATTGCGtagattaaaaattaagattACTAACTTATTTGTTGCAAACAAATAAGGTACAGAGCGAGCCCAAACTTAAACTAATAAGCACAAAAGATGGAATCAAGGGGCTGGGCGGGCCTGGAGGTGCCCTTCTTCTCCGCCTCCAATAGGTTCCACCTGTGTGGCTTAAATTTCGGGAAGACTAGCACATCAACCTGGCACTCCACCACGCCCTCCCACGTAAATCTTGGTTCCAAGAGGGAATCAAACCACGACTATTTAACGGGAGTAATTTTGACGGCATGAGTAGAAAACAACCGCAACATTATGTGCCAATAATATTATATAGACACGAGACACCACATTAATGGTGTAGACAATAGAACTCTCGCTATCACCCTCATCACGTCAATTGAAGATGCTCTCGACTCCTTTTCCAACTTCGGGTTCGAGAGATGAACGGTTCTTCAAATGGTTCACGCGACGAGGATGAGAGGAGACAAAGGGGCTACGAAATCAGTATTAGATATGCAAGTTAAACGTGAATGAACACAACTCAATGAAACGCTGACAAATGCCCGGCTTGGCACTGGGTGCTGAATAAGCATGTGGGGAGAGGGAATGGTTGGTGAGGGAGGGGAAAACTGAAATTTTCCTCAAAAATTCAGATCATTTCATGTGACTTTCCTTTTTAGGTGGGCACGTGGGCTAGCAAATTTTGGGGTTAGTTTACGAGGAATGCTAAGTACGCTTTCTAAAAAATGAGACTCATAGGTTCtctaacattttatattttttacacaatttattaaaatattcgTATGAGAATTGACGTTAAAATATAAGATATTCATTCGATGTATAAACGATGAATGAAGGGCTGAATCCAAACACGTGGCCTTTCGTTGTCCAATCAAATATATAAtagaacaaattaaataatagaaGATATTCCTTCAGAGCTCACAAGGAGTCAGAATTCAGAATACAAAACGTACGCCATTTCAATTTCCAACCTATCCCAGAATCAAAGGTATGCGATATGCATGGTCCTGGCTGTGAATCGTAACTAATGCAGCCGCTGCTACAGTCGGGTCAGTCGCTAATCACTCcatttttacttcatttttttctggtttttaaaaaaaatatattatgttCGATTTGGTGTTTGATTGGTTGCTGGGAAAAATGCATGAccgaaattaaataatttaatcaaaaatttcattttgtttgtgtgtgtaaAACTTAAGAGAACTGGAATTGGATTGACTAGAAATAGGCTAATTACTGTGAAGAAAGTATGTAAATTGCTCAGTGGAAATTACCCAAATTTGGAGTTGTATTTGGTTCTCCAAAGTTCAAATCTTTCAGCTGAACAGCTTGAAATTGAGTAAAGGGTAGGCCTCTTTCTGCTCCTGCAGTGGAATCAGCTGCTTCAACTAGTATGTTTTCTGCTTTAGAACCACCTGCCATAGTTGTAGATTAAAAGAATACAAGACGAGAAGGCTTTCGTTTTATGGATATGCATAAGCTCGGAAATCGGGTTTATTCCTGTAAATTTTAGTTGGTTTGCTTTGAATTTTTGTGTAGAGATTTTGTTTGGTACAGGTATTGTATTTGGTTTCCTTACTGCAGTCTGCAGAAAGATTGTTTGGATGTagtttgcttttggttttggttccTAATTTCTTTTTGAGTTTGGTTTGGCCTCAGGAGATAGGCGTCGCGTGAACTTGGTTATTGAACATTCAAACTTGAGGGTCCGtctgataaccatttcatttcGCTTGTtcttttctctcctctcctaTTACATTTTCCCCTCCACCCTCATTTCTCTTGTTTCTCTACATGTGTGTGGCATAATCACTTTCATGGTAGATTCAGTGTTGTCCATTCACTGCATATATTTATCGCAGTGAGTAATCTTCCTTTTCATGGAACAGAAAGAGATGTGGTTAATTTGAAAGTTTGAAACGATGGTTTTTGCGCGGTTTAAAGGATTACGAGCATGTACATTCTGTGGGGACTAAAATCGCAAGATTTAAGTTTGGATGCAAGATCTCATCCCCCTTTTTTAATGAAGTTTTGATTGAGTTTTTCACTGTGAATTCCTTGATTATCGTTTAACGAGTTTAGTATGCGTTAATTCTCATGATCGTGAATTCATGTCAGGGGAAAGAATGGAGGAGGAATTGCCAAAACCTCCCCTTTCATTATGGGGCCGGGTTTCTGCCTTTGAGACAAGGGCTCTGGAAGCATACAAAAGCAAGCCAATCTCGCATTGGATTCTCCTTGTGCTTGGCAGTGGGGGCATGCTTATAGCGTTTCCTGCATCGAGTCTTCTTTCTCGTGTGTATTATGCCAATGGAGGCACTAGCAAGTGGATCATTTCATGGGTTGCCGTAGCAGGGTGGCCTCTGACTGCTTTAATCTTATTGCCTACGTACATCGTCTGCAAAACGACCCCTACTCCCCTGAATATAAAACTTACTGTTTCTTATATTGTGCTAGGTCTACTAAGCGCTGCAGATAATCTCATGTATGCTTATGCATATGCTTACCTTCCAGCATCTACCGCTTCTCTTCTCGCATCATCATCTCTAGTATTTTCTGCATTATTCGGGCACCTACTTGTGAACAACAAACTTAATGCAGCGATAGTAAATGCTATTTTTATCATTACAGCTGCTATGACCATCATTGCTCTGGATTCAGATTCAGACAGATATGGAAATGTAACTGATAAGCAATACATTCTGGGATTTGTGTGGGATATTTTAGGATCAGCACTCCACGGGCTTATTTTCGCGCTTTCAGAGCGGGTTTTCGTGAAGCTACTTGGTAGAAGGTCCTTCCATGTTGTGTTGGAGCAGCAAGTCATGGTTTCTTTCTTTGCTTTCGTGTTCACCACTATCGGAGTAATCGTGAATAAGGACTTTCAGGGAATGAAAAACGAGGCCGGAATTTTCAAGGGCGGTAAGTCTGCTTATTATCTTGTTCTCATTTGGAGTGTCATCAGTTTCCAGTTAGGGGTATTAGGGGCTACTGCTGTGCTTTTCTTATCTTCCACCGTTCTCGCCGGTGTGCTGAACGCAGTAAGGGTTCCCCTCACCAGCATTG of the Pyrus communis chromosome 1, drPyrComm1.1, whole genome shotgun sequence genome contains:
- the LOC137708869 gene encoding probable purine permease 5; translation: MQPLLQSGERMEEELPKPPLSLWGRVSAFETRALEAYKSKPISHWILLVLGSGGMLIAFPASSLLSRVYYANGGTSKWIISWVAVAGWPLTALILLPTYIVCKTTPTPLNIKLTVSYIVLGLLSAADNLMYAYAYAYLPASTASLLASSSLVFSALFGHLLVNNKLNAAIVNAIFIITAAMTIIALDSDSDRYGNVTDKQYILGFVWDILGSALHGLIFALSERVFVKLLGRRSFHVVLEQQVMVSFFAFVFTTIGVIVNKDFQGMKNEAGIFKGGKSAYYLVLIWSVISFQLGVLGATAVLFLSSTVLAGVLNAVRVPLTSIAAVILLNDPMSGLKILSLIVTFWGFGCYIYGSSSASSSRNSS